A section of the Gallus gallus isolate bGalGal1 chromosome 4, bGalGal1.mat.broiler.GRCg7b, whole genome shotgun sequence genome encodes:
- the KLF3 gene encoding Krueppel-like factor 3 isoform X1 — protein sequence MLMFDPVPIKQEAMDPVSVSYPSNYMDQMKPNKYSVIYSAPSMLHNKFYSNPDGLSNGIQMEPVDLTVNKRNSPPSAGSSPSPLKFQTVHRRTSPGLTLSSPSSPISKFTPSPPGVQPLSMPITIPPVMAAALSRHGLRSPGILPVIQPVVVQPVPFMYAPHLQQPIMVSTVLTDEMDSPSSMQVPVIESFEKPALKKTIKVEPGSEPAKTDFYPERMSPPMTSLSPQEVMLQENHPSVIVQPGKRPLPVESPDTQRKRRIHRCDYEGCNKVYTKSSHLKAHRRTHTGEKPYKCTWEGCTWKFARSDELTRHFRKHTGIKPFQCPDCDRSFSRSDHLTLHRKRHMLV from the exons ATGCTAATGTTTGATCCAGTCCCTATCAAGCAAGAAGCTATGGACCCCGTTTCAGTG TCATACCCATCCAATTACATGGACCAAATGAAGCCAAACAAATACAGCGTCATTTATTCTGCACCAAGCATGTTGCACAATAAATTCTACTCAAACCCTGACGGACTGTCGAATGGAATCCAGATGGAGCCAGTAGACCTCACGGTGAACAAGCGAAACTCACCGCCTTCGGCTGGCAGTTCTCCCTCCCCTTTAAAATTTCAGACTGTGCATAGGAGAACTTCCCCTGGATTGACTCTGTCCTCACCCAGCTCTCCCATCAGTAAATTCACGCCATCACCCCCAGGAGTACAGCCGTTATCCATGCCTATAACAATCCCTCCTGTAATGGCTGCCGCTCTTTCCCGCCATGGACTGAGAAGCCCTGGAATACTCCCGGTCATTCAGCCTGTTGTAGTCCAGCCAGTTCCTTTCATGTATGCTCCCCATCTCCAGCAGCCCATCATGGTGTCCACAGTCCTTACAGATGAGATGGATAGTCCAAGCAGCATGCAAG TGCCTGTTATTGAGTCCTTCGAGAAGCCAGcgctgaagaaaacaattaaagtAGAACCGGGAAGCGAACCAGCAAAGACTGACTTCTATCCTGAGCGAATGTCACCTCCAATGACCTCATTGTCTCCGCAGGAAGTAATGCTGCAAGA GAATCACCCTTCGGTTATAGTTCAGCCAGGGAAGAGACCTTTGCCAGTGGAGTCACCAGACACGCAAAGAAAACGCAGAATACATCGGTGCGATTATGAAGGCTGCAACAAGGTCTACACTAAAAGCTCCCATCTGAAAGCTCACAGAAGAACCCATACAG GTGAAAAACCATACAAATGCACTTGGGAGGGATGCACGTGGAAGTTTGCTCGTTCTGATGAACTAACGCGGCATTTCCGCAAGCATACGGGAATCAAACCTTTTCAGTGCCCAGACTGTGACCGTAGCTTTTCACGTTCGGACCACCTTACTCTTCACAGAAAACGTCACATGCTAGTCTGA
- the KLF3 gene encoding Krueppel-like factor 3 isoform X2: MKPHLRKSYPSNYMDQMKPNKYSVIYSAPSMLHNKFYSNPDGLSNGIQMEPVDLTVNKRNSPPSAGSSPSPLKFQTVHRRTSPGLTLSSPSSPISKFTPSPPGVQPLSMPITIPPVMAAALSRHGLRSPGILPVIQPVVVQPVPFMYAPHLQQPIMVSTVLTDEMDSPSSMQVPVIESFEKPALKKTIKVEPGSEPAKTDFYPERMSPPMTSLSPQEVMLQENHPSVIVQPGKRPLPVESPDTQRKRRIHRCDYEGCNKVYTKSSHLKAHRRTHTGEKPYKCTWEGCTWKFARSDELTRHFRKHTGIKPFQCPDCDRSFSRSDHLTLHRKRHMLV, translated from the exons ATGAAGCCACACCTTAGAAAG TCATACCCATCCAATTACATGGACCAAATGAAGCCAAACAAATACAGCGTCATTTATTCTGCACCAAGCATGTTGCACAATAAATTCTACTCAAACCCTGACGGACTGTCGAATGGAATCCAGATGGAGCCAGTAGACCTCACGGTGAACAAGCGAAACTCACCGCCTTCGGCTGGCAGTTCTCCCTCCCCTTTAAAATTTCAGACTGTGCATAGGAGAACTTCCCCTGGATTGACTCTGTCCTCACCCAGCTCTCCCATCAGTAAATTCACGCCATCACCCCCAGGAGTACAGCCGTTATCCATGCCTATAACAATCCCTCCTGTAATGGCTGCCGCTCTTTCCCGCCATGGACTGAGAAGCCCTGGAATACTCCCGGTCATTCAGCCTGTTGTAGTCCAGCCAGTTCCTTTCATGTATGCTCCCCATCTCCAGCAGCCCATCATGGTGTCCACAGTCCTTACAGATGAGATGGATAGTCCAAGCAGCATGCAAG TGCCTGTTATTGAGTCCTTCGAGAAGCCAGcgctgaagaaaacaattaaagtAGAACCGGGAAGCGAACCAGCAAAGACTGACTTCTATCCTGAGCGAATGTCACCTCCAATGACCTCATTGTCTCCGCAGGAAGTAATGCTGCAAGA GAATCACCCTTCGGTTATAGTTCAGCCAGGGAAGAGACCTTTGCCAGTGGAGTCACCAGACACGCAAAGAAAACGCAGAATACATCGGTGCGATTATGAAGGCTGCAACAAGGTCTACACTAAAAGCTCCCATCTGAAAGCTCACAGAAGAACCCATACAG GTGAAAAACCATACAAATGCACTTGGGAGGGATGCACGTGGAAGTTTGCTCGTTCTGATGAACTAACGCGGCATTTCCGCAAGCATACGGGAATCAAACCTTTTCAGTGCCCAGACTGTGACCGTAGCTTTTCACGTTCGGACCACCTTACTCTTCACAGAAAACGTCACATGCTAGTCTGA